In the Silvanigrella aquatica genome, GGTTATTAATAACGCGTTTTAATTGGTCATGGAAAAAAATAACTTTTGATATTAATCGAATAAATCCAATTTCAGGTTTTGCCCGTATGTTTAGTGGTGCATTTTTTGTAGAATCTTTAAAAATAATAATAAAATGTACTGTGCTATCTGGAGTTATATATATGGTTTTGAAATCCGAAATTTTTAATTCAAGTGAAAGTTATTTTTTTAGTAATATAGATTATATGCGGGAATTAGGGCGTTCTATTTTTCATTTACTTTTTATCATGTGTATAGCGGGTGTTGTTGTTGGACTTAGTGATTTTCTTTATAATTTGTGGAAAATTAATAATGACATGCGTATGACAAAACAAGAAATAAAAGAAGAAGTTAAAAAACATGAAGGCGATCCTCTTTTAAGATCCCAACGTAAAAGAATGGCGCGCGATCTTGTTATGAGAAAAAGTTTGCGTGAAGTTCCTAAAGCCAGTTTCATTTTGACAAATCCAGAACATTTTTCGGTTGCTATTAAATATGTAAAAGGTATGGCAGCTCCCTTAGTTATTGCAAAAGGACAAGATCTTTTAGCATTTAAAATAAGAGAAATAGCAAAGCAGCATGACATTATTATTGTTGAAAATAAACCATTGGCAAGAGCACTT is a window encoding:
- a CDS encoding EscU/YscU/HrcU family type III secretion system export apparatus switch protein is translated as MESREDKGFQDKSEEATEEKKSQFREEGNIANPREIVAAITLIIFTAYFYFAINPIINSFHLTFERSWKGFPFYFVDYSSLVKLVYYAVSPILPHITFIIFFCSVFPSLIGLLITRFNWSWKKITFDINRINPISGFARMFSGAFFVESLKIIIKCTVLSGVIYMVLKSEIFNSSESYFFSNIDYMRELGRSIFHLLFIMCIAGVVVGLSDFLYNLWKINNDMRMTKQEIKEEVKKHEGDPLLRSQRKRMARDLVMRKSLREVPKASFILTNPEHFSVAIKYVKGMAAPLVIAKGQDLLAFKIREIAKQHDIIIVENKPLARALYKTVKVGQEVPPSLYQSIIEVIRYIYQMRGKKYFDRN